ACGCACGCGATCGCCATCGAGCGCTGCGGCCGGGCGGCCGACGGCGCGCCTTACAACATGCGCGGAATCTCCGTCGCCGGCGTCACGGCGCCGCTCGACGATCTGTTCACCGGCGGTCCGTGGACGCGCATCGGCATCGGCGACGGCGGCAACGAGGTCGGCATGGGCAAGCTGCCCGCGGCGCTGATCGCGGCGTCGGTGCCGAACGGCGCGAAGATCGCCTGCGTGACGCCGGCCGACCATCTGGTGGTCTGCGGCGTGTCGAACTGGGGCGCCTACGGATTGCTGACCGCGATGGCCGCGCTGCGTCCCGATCTGGCGCCGGCGCTGCGGTCGACGCTGACCGGCGCCGCCGACCGGCGCATCCTCGACACGCTGGTGCGCGACGGCCCGGCCGGCGACCCCGTCGCCGGTGCCCGCGCCGCCTCCGTGGACGGCTATCCGCACGAGGTGCACGCCGAGGTCATCGCCCGCCTCGACGCCGCGCTGTCGTCCTGACGGCCGTCCGCGGACGAAGGGCAGCCATGCCGGCGTCCGCGCCGGTTGCGTCGCGCGGGCGGCGCCCCTAACGTCCGCGCCGCGTTCGACCCCGCAGGAGACTGGACACCGACATGGCCGCCACAGCGATTCCCGCCGACCACGCCTACGGCCGCTCGCATCCCGAGATCCGCGACGCCGTGCGCCAGCTCTGCCAGCGCTTCGACGGCGCCTACTGGCGCGAGCTCGACCGCAACCGCGGCTATCCGACGGCGTTCGTGACGGCGCTGACCGAGGCCGGCTGGCTGTCGATCCTGATCCCGGAGCAGTTCGGCGGCGCGGGGCTGGGAATCTCCGCCGCCGCCGCGGTGCTGGAGGAGATCCACGCCGCCGGCTGCAACGCCGCGGCCTGCCACGCGCAGATGTACACGATGGGCACGGTGCTGCGGCACGGCAACGCCGACCAGAAGGCGCGCTACCTGCCGAAGATCGCGACCGGCGAGCTTCGGCTTCAAGCCTTCGGCGTGACCGAGCCGAGCAGCGGCACCGACACGCTCAGCCTGCGCACGGCGGCGGTGAAGAAGAACAACAGCACCTACATCGTCAACGGCCAGAAGCTGTGGACCAGCCGCGCCGAGCATTCCGACCTGATGCTGCTGCTGGCGCGCACGA
The genomic region above belongs to Rhodospirillales bacterium and contains:
- a CDS encoding DUF4392 domain-containing protein — protein: MSAQDGRLAAIEAIVCREVGRGAEPLMAATRGELAAAAKAIAGAPAPRIGIITGFFVVPPRLDPAMAETDGPVGAAHLAAGFAAAGWPVRVATDAPCANAVAAALRGAGAAPAVGLDIVAGEGDVAASIAAVAAGWRAAGITHAIAIERCGRAADGAPYNMRGISVAGVTAPLDDLFTGGPWTRIGIGDGGNEVGMGKLPAALIAASVPNGAKIACVTPADHLVVCGVSNWGAYGLLTAMAALRPDLAPALRSTLTGAADRRILDTLVRDGPAGDPVAGARAASVDGYPHEVHAEVIARLDAALSS